A window of Halomonas sp. H10-9-1 contains these coding sequences:
- a CDS encoding ATP-binding protein produces the protein MLTDAFLEELRYRGEGSDLDYKAERYPFAKASDEEKSEILKDILALANTHRDSTAYILMGFKENPPHPADVVGLSPEGVIDDARLQEFVNGKLETKLTFRYEERLFDGQHIAVISIPQQQRPFYLKKDYGKLSKDTVYVRRGSATGIASPREIAMMGAANMVRGEAEIQLLFQTPENQPLPHSFEREFLNFPDDLPDYSVGRSDMYSVSYQHVNKSYLRDVANYRANWKRVIKVRLSLTNQSDFSLGDTHIEMVCRCPEGESVSLLRADHMPEEPDSSGFAHLANMQTIFERANQRVSVDERGCEPVAHVTIETMRPGQTTRAEEDLAILPSGPGNYVLQVRILANEIPTPLLIEHSFDVAGPVTLAGVSDLYASGDLAK, from the coding sequence ATGCTCACCGATGCGTTTCTTGAGGAGTTACGTTATAGAGGAGAAGGCTCTGATCTGGACTACAAAGCCGAACGCTACCCGTTCGCCAAGGCCAGTGACGAAGAGAAATCGGAGATTTTGAAGGACATTCTCGCCCTAGCCAACACGCACCGAGATAGCACCGCATACATCCTGATGGGATTCAAGGAGAACCCACCACATCCGGCAGACGTAGTAGGGTTGTCTCCAGAAGGCGTTATCGACGATGCTCGTCTCCAGGAGTTCGTGAATGGAAAGTTAGAGACTAAACTGACCTTTCGTTACGAGGAACGGTTGTTCGATGGCCAGCATATCGCTGTGATCTCTATTCCGCAGCAGCAACGGCCGTTCTACCTCAAGAAGGACTACGGTAAATTGTCCAAGGATACGGTCTATGTTCGCCGGGGTAGCGCCACTGGGATCGCCTCACCTCGAGAGATAGCGATGATGGGAGCGGCCAATATGGTGAGAGGCGAAGCCGAGATCCAGCTGTTATTCCAAACACCGGAGAACCAGCCCCTGCCACACTCCTTCGAAAGGGAGTTCCTGAACTTTCCGGACGACTTGCCAGACTATTCGGTGGGGCGAAGCGACATGTATTCCGTTTCATACCAGCACGTCAACAAAAGCTACTTGCGAGACGTCGCCAACTACCGTGCCAACTGGAAGCGTGTGATCAAGGTGCGGTTATCCTTGACTAACCAATCTGACTTCTCTCTCGGGGACACACACATAGAAATGGTGTGCCGTTGTCCGGAGGGTGAATCCGTTTCGCTACTTCGTGCCGATCATATGCCTGAGGAACCCGACTCATCTGGTTTCGCCCACCTTGCCAACATGCAAACTATATTCGAACGTGCCAATCAGCGGGTGAGCGTGGATGAACGAGGTTGCGAACCGGTGGCGCACGTAACAATAGAAACGATGCGGCCAGGCCAAACGACTCGCGCTGAGGAGGATCTGGCAATCCTGCCATCAGGCCCGGGCAACTATGTGCTTCAGGTTCGCATCTTAGCCAACGAGATACCGACCCCGCTATTGATCGAACATTCGTTTGATGTTGCTGGCCCAGTGACGTTAGCTGGTGTGTCGGACCTCTATGCCTCAGGTGATCTGGCCAAGTAA